Part of the Kordiimonas pumila genome is shown below.
GTCGTGGTTAATAGCAAAGAACCAATAATTGACAATATTAAAGTTGGCCAGAGACACTTTCTAAGTGCAAATTGAAGGTAACTAAGGGTGCAGATATGGCTTCCACTAGTAATGTTCTGCGCAATTACTCGAATAAGCACAAAGTCAAGGCCTCGCCTTGACACTATTGAAAACGCCCCCAGCAGACTGATAAAAAGTGCAAATTGACCTAATACTGAAGGACTGCTAGTATGGGCAATTAAAAATGTAAGTACTGAGCTCCCAAGGGCAGCAATGACACGCGTAGCAAAGGTTATGATCAAACGTACAACTTGCCCAGCATCATAGTTAAGTAAACGTTTTACTAAGTCTGTATTCATGGTTTACCGTTGTATTCAGGGGGCTGATGCGACTGCGGAAGATACAACCGCTCAAAATAAGCAGCGTTCCTTGGCAATTTTTTAATAATCGTTGCAGGAACACCCCCAATAAGAACATACCTTTCTGAGAATCTTTTCGTAACCACAGCCCCCATCCCCACAAACGTATGATTTGATATATAAGCGCCGGGTACAAACCTTGATGCTGAACCTATGTAGCACCAATCCTCTATAATAATAGAGCTTATATCATTTAGGTTTTCTGGTGTAATTCCATGTGTGAAAAACTGTGAGGACCGACCCGCTATAATTGAGTTAGCACCAATTGCGATGTTTCCTGAGGCTTCAAAAAAATGGAGCACACTAATTGAACTATTGCTGCCAAGGCGAAATGTCCCATGTTGAGCGCCAGTGATCCAGTTTAGTGCACTTATCCGAGAACCTGATTTTAATTCTATTTTCTTTAAACGCCAAATAAGATTAAAATGCCCTATATAAACATCATCTTCCATTACAAGATTATCTACACACACTAATGAAAACCCTATTCGACAGCGCCTGCCTATTTTATGCCCCAGTAACCGCAAAAGGAAAATTTTAAGACAGCTCGGTAGCAGCAATAAAAAAAAATATAACAATGTGTACATAACAAGTATCATATAAATAGATCGCTTTTCTTGCCTACAAAGCTTAGCAGTCAGGTAAAGATTAGAAATAACAAGCGTTTAAGCTATGGCTTTTTTATAAAAACAAACAAATTTCCACTCACAAACGCTGGCAAGAACCTGTGAATGGCAGATAGGGCTATATAAATAATCTTGCTACCAAAATAATACGCAGGATCGCTTCTGAAAATAAACGATCTACTCTCCCAATCGGCGAAAGTATTATGTATATCGGTCAAGGTGTTCATCTTGTATTTGGTTGGGAAGACATCAATCTCCTTCCTATTGGGCTGAACTCTACTGAGAAAAGCAGTATGGAATTTATTTTTGATTAGGGATGCACAGATCGCAACATATGAGTATTTATGAGGTGTTCTTGCACAGAACCAACCACCACTTTTCAAACATAGATCTATTTGTTTTGAAAAAGAGTTTCTGTCGTCAATATGCTCTAGAACGTAATCCGTTATTATTATATCTATCGAATTAGGGGGAATAGCAAGTTCACCACCTTTTATAAGTATTTGTTCATCACTTGCACGGTTATTGAGAACAACCTCATCAATATCGGCAGCTATTACTTTATGCACTTTCCCCTTTATTAAGCGAACAGATCGACGAGTTTCACATATATCGTCCTCATACCATGCTGCCCTGCCTGCTCCTAAGTCCAAAACCGTATAGCTGCTATCAAGCAACGAGTTAACTCGTAAATAAAAGTCAATTGTTCCATCATTCTTGGTAAAGCTACCAACCATATTATCCGCAGGATTAAATTCCATTCTTCTTTCTTTCTAGCTTCAATATTCGACTAAAACAACAGAACCCATATCAATAATTAGCCCAAACTTGATACACAATCAGCTGTTCAAATAAGAGCGAATTATAGTTTAGTTAATTCAAAACTCCACGTTCCACCAAATATCTCGCCAACTCATCTTTATTCATTGATGCCTCATGGGCTGAATTGTAGGGCCGGTCTGGTTGCGGTTGACAGGTCACACCGCTGTACTTTGGTGTGGAGGTGTCAGAAAAGGCAGACAGGGTCATGAAGAAATCGTCATACTCATAGGTACGCCTAACTTCTTCGTCATTCATTAGCTCCTCATACATTTTTTCTCCGGGCTTTGCGCCGATCTCGATAATTTCAATATTCTGGTCACTCGCAAGGTGGTCTCGCATCACATGGGCGATATCCTCAATGCGAGCAACCGGCATTTTGGTCACCATCACCTCACCACCCTTGGCCAACCAAACAGATTCAAGCACCAACGCTGCAGCTTCTTCAAGCGTCATGATAAAGCGGGTCATCTGCCTGTCAGTCAGGGTGATCGGGCCGCCACCCTCGATCTGACGGCGAAATAGAGGCACCACCGACCCGCGCGAGCCAAGCACATTCCCAAATCTCGTTGACGCAAAGATAGTACCGCTGTTGCGCGCCTGGATTTCGAGCCCCTTTGCCGTAGTCTCCGCCGCCGCTGTCATCAGCCGTTCGCCCATCAATTTCGATGTGCCCATCACATTGGTCGGGTTCACCGCCTTGTCGGAGGAGGTGAAAATCACCCGCTCTACACCATTGGCCTGAGCGGCATCAATAACATTCTGCGTACCCAGAATGTTTGTGGCAATTGCTTGCGCCGGGCTGTCCTCACAGAGGACAACATGCTTAAGCGCAGCAGCATGAAGCACAATATCCACGCCCCGCATACGCAGCTTCAGCGCTTCCCG
Proteins encoded:
- a CDS encoding acyltransferase, with translation MEDDVYIGHFNLIWRLKKIELKSGSRISALNWITGAQHGTFRLGSNSSISVLHFFEASGNIAIGANSIIAGRSSQFFTHGITPENLNDISSIIIEDWCYIGSASRFVPGAYISNHTFVGMGAVVTKRFSERYVLIGGVPATIIKKLPRNAAYFERLYLPQSHQPPEYNGKP
- a CDS encoding class I SAM-dependent methyltransferase — protein: MEFNPADNMVGSFTKNDGTIDFYLRVNSLLDSSYTVLDLGAGRAAWYEDDICETRRSVRLIKGKVHKVIAADIDEVVLNNRASDEQILIKGGELAIPPNSIDIIITDYVLEHIDDRNSFSKQIDLCLKSGGWFCARTPHKYSYVAICASLIKNKFHTAFLSRVQPNRKEIDVFPTKYKMNTLTDIHNTFADWESRSFIFRSDPAYYFGSKIIYIALSAIHRFLPAFVSGNLFVFIKKP
- a CDS encoding SDR family NAD(P)-dependent oxidoreductase gives rise to the protein MEKFKDKTVLVTGSCGTVGAELVRQLVDSSAAHVVCLDNNETELFFQIEQYRGRDKVSGHLADVRDREALKLRMRGVDIVLHAAALKHVVLCEDSPAQAIATNILGTQNVIDAAQANGVERVIFTSSDKAVNPTNVMGTSKLMGERLMTAAAETTAKGLEIQARNSGTIFASTRFGNVLGSRGSVVPLFRRQIEGGGPITLTDRQMTRFIMTLEEAAALVLESVWLAKGGEVMVTKMPVARIEDIAHVMRDHLASDQNIEIIEIGAKPGEKMYEELMNDEEVRRTYEYDDFFMTLSAFSDTSTPKYSGVTCQPQPDRPYNSAHEASMNKDELARYLVERGVLN